In the Podospora pseudocomata strain CBS 415.72m chromosome 5, whole genome shotgun sequence genome, one interval contains:
- the IDI-2 gene encoding IDI-2 precursor (EggNog:ENOG503P5P9), giving the protein MQFTTALLLALQATFALTSPAPAADLSTAQLEAECGSLHANTYNETALPSDVDPVQIRHCVEHPSGTATEENTLGKRDCVPGSAAQYGCGRGGYCWRRCGGSGGSWCWQAVNNGWGDWIKCTANSQCAPKSGWGCGQSEGDCNACGCSCTGGLPF; this is encoded by the exons ATGCaattcaccaccgccctcctcctcgccctccaggCCACCTTCGCCCTCACCAGCCCCGCCCCCGCGGCCGACCTTTCCACCGCCCAACTCGAAGCCGAGTGCGGCAGTCTCCACGCCAACACCTACAACGAGACCGCTCTCCCCTCCGACGTTGATCCAGTCCAGATCCGTCACTG CGTCGAACACCCCTCCGGCACCGCCACCGAGGAAAACACCCTCGGCAAACGCGACTGCGTCCCGGGCAGCGCGGCCCAGTACGGCTGCGGCAGGGGCGGGTACTGCTGGAGGCGCTGCGGCGGGAGCGGGGGCTCGTGGTGCTGGCAGGCGGTGAACAATGGCTGGGGTGACTGGATCAAGTGCACTGCGAACAGCCAGTGTGCTCCGAAAAGCGGGTGGGGGTGTGGTCAGAGCGAGGGGGATTGCAATGCTTGCGGGTGCTCTTGCACGGGTGGTTTGCCTTTCTAG
- a CDS encoding hypothetical protein (EggNog:ENOG503P20Q; COG:C) has product MKEALVSKGPQVEIVNTPIPSLPSPDHILIRVVVTGTNPKDWKLPDLYEQDARTNPGDDIAGIVHTVGANVFEFKPGDRVAAFHEMRTPHGSFAEYAVAWQHTTFHIPSNISFEEAAALPLAAMTSVVGLYDRLRLPQPWSPEVSRDEVTDIPLLIYGASSAVGFYGLQFALRSNMHPLICVAGSAKEYVRGFIDESKGDVVVDYRDGPEATVEGIKKALKGRELKYALDAVSLPESLDNIAEVLSTDGGHVTLVLGHPKKGLKEGQKYSVTMVGDVHNDHKDLGYVYFRYIARGLAEGWFKPQRVEVVPGGLGGVQKALEDLKKGRASGVKYVMRIEETEGLVKGDR; this is encoded by the coding sequence ATGAAAGAAGCCCTCGTCAGCAAAGGCCCTCAGGTCGAAATAGTtaacacccccatcccctccctcccctccccggaccacatcctcatccgcgtcgtcgtcaccggcaccaacccaAAAGACTGGAAACTCCCCGACCTCTACGAGCAGGACGCCCGCACCAACCCAGGCGATGACATCGCCGGCATAGTCCACACCGTCGGCGCCAACGTCTTTGAGTTCAAGCCCGGCGACCGCGTCGCCGCCTTCCACGAGATGCGCACCCCCCACGGCAGCTTCGCCGAGTACGCCGTCGCCTGGCAGCACACCACCTTCCACATCCCCAGCAACATCTCGttcgaggaggctgccgctcTGCCCCTCGCGGCCATGACCTCTGTTGTGGGGTTGTACGACCGGTTGAGGCTCCCGCAGCCGTGGTCGCCCGAGGTGAGCAGAGACGAGGTGACGGATATTCCGCTGCTGATTTACGGCGCGTCGTCCGCGGTGGGGTTTTACGGGTTGCAGTTTGCGCTGAGGAGCAACATGCACCCTTTGATCTGCGTGGCCGGGTCGGCGAAGGAGTATGTGAGGGGGTTTATCGATGAGTCAaagggggatgtggttgttgattACAGGGATGGACCGGAGGcgacggtggaggggatcaagaaggcgctgaaggggagggagttgaagTATGCTCTTGATGCGGTTTCGTTGCCGGAGAGTCTCGACAATATTGCCGAGGTGCTGTCGACGGATGGGGGCCATGTCACTCTTGTGCTTGGACATCCgaagaaggggttgaaggaggggcaAAAGTACAGCGTTACCATGGTGGGCGATGTTCATAACGATCACAAGGATTTGGGGTATGTTTACTTTAGGTATATTGCTAGGGGGTTGGCCGAGGGCTGGTTTAAGCCGCAGAGGGTCGAGGTCGTGCCCGGTGGATTGGGGGGTGTTCagaaggcgttggaggacttgaagaaggggagggcgagTGGAGTCAAGTATGTGATGAGGAttgaggagacggaggggtTGGTCAAGGGGGATAGGTGA
- a CDS encoding hypothetical protein (EggNog:ENOG503NXNH; COG:I; COG:Z), which yields MPGSDIRLLALDGGGVRGLSSLLILQQLMTAIDAESPPKPCDYFDMIGGTSTGGLIAIMLGRLQMTVDNCIHAYASLSDSVFEKKSRRVTIKGKLQGRFDAAELERAVKKILVERGFDENALLKDAPDAPCKVFVCATSKETNDTVCLTSYRSPRGGTDLLNSTKIWQACCATSAATTFFDPIAIGPFDEEFVDGALGANNPVYALWTQARDVWGDQLRGRRLKCVVSIGTGVPALKPVRDDVFGIWATLKELATETEKTAEQFRRDHSNLDDEGRYYRFNVDHGLEDVGLEESKKKKEIAAATRRYVASQRVVKQMKACANNLAGRKYYGRYQTIFTLRGVPVSSKFVDRPSDTAELERYLLPHSRRSHGRKIFVLYGLGGIGKTQLAADFARRHQATFSSVFWLDGRSEDRLRQSLAGCVSRIPEGQIPDRSKNRALNTEDDLNLVVMDVLEWLARPDNTDWLLVFDNVDQDHEQGGSTGTYDIRQYLPGDHGLVLITTRLSRLAQLGNSKRLNKVDQELGTTIFTQWYGQQLVMDETATELFGLLDGLPLALAQAASYLRETGLDITSYVRLYKQQWDDLMRLDSESSLPLVDYEQGSIGTTWTISFKAIEARNGNASNLLRLWAFIDNKDLWFGLLQAAAYGGEQWPGWLCDIACNEVRFLDAARLLLRYSMIEARESVQGSGSGSGSSSYSIHPVVHRWTSHIQDDNEKRLFLQLAVMVVGFSVPDSKTEDYWVLQRRLLPHAERCSWWAGGFRGGESDFEGINTTGATHMLGILYKDQGRLGEAEAMYQRALEGKEKALGPDHTSTLETVNNLGLLYVDQGRLGEAEAMYQRALEGKEKALGPDHISTLNTVKDLGLLYQDQGRLKEAEAIYQRALESTEKALGPDHISTLNTVNNLGLLYVDQGRLKEAEAMYQRALKGKEKALGPDHTLTLCHEVAKRETMLQGYTQLTRY from the exons ATGCCCGGCAGCGACATCCGCCTGCTCGCccttgacggcggcggcgtgcGCGGCCTGTCTTCGCTCCTGAtcctccagcagctcatGACCGCCATCGATGCTGAGTCGCCACCTAAGCCCTG cGACTACTTCGACATGATCGgcggcaccagcaccggcggCCTTATTGCCATCATGCTAGGCCGTCTGCAAATGACCGTCGACAACTGCATCCACGCCTATGCTTCACTGTCCGATAGCGTTTTCGAGAAAAAGAGCCGCCGGGTTACGATTAAAGGCAAGCTCCAGGGTCGGTTCGACGCCGCCGAGCTCGAGCGAGCCGTGAAGAAGATCCTGGTAGAGCGCGGGTTCGACGAAAACGCACTACTCAAGGACGCTCCCGATGCGCCTTGCAAGGT ATTCGTCTGCGCGACAAGCAAAGAAACTAACGACACCGTCTGCCTAACGAGCTATCGATCCCCCCGTGGCGGCACCGACCTCCTGAATTCTACAAAAATATGGCAGGCGTGCTGCGCTACGTCTGCCGCCACAACTTTCTTCGACCCCATTGCCATCGGCCCTTTTGATGAGGAATTCGTCGACGGCGCGCTGGGAGCAAACAACCCTGTCTACGCGCTGTGGACCCAGGCCCGAGATGTGTGGGGTGATCAGCTGCGGGGCAGGCGGCTTAAATGCGTGGTTTCGATCGGCACAGGAGTACCTGCGCTGAAGCCGGTGCGCGACGACGTCTTCGGGATCTGGGCTACCCTAAAAGAACTTGCGACCGAGACGGAAAAGACAGCTGAGCAGTTCCGCCGCGACCACTCGaacctcgacgacgaaggACGCTATTATCGCTTTAATGTCGATCACGGACTCGAGGATGTCGGTTTGGAAgagtcgaagaagaagaaagagatTGCGGCGGCGACTAGGCGCTACGTTGCGTCGCAGCGCGTAGTCAAGCAGATGAAAGCGTGCGCAAATAACCTTGCGGGACGAAAGT ATTATGGCCGCTACCAGACGATATTCACACTACGGGGCGTGCCGGTATCGAGTAAATTTGTTGATAGACCGTCCGACACTGCCGAGCTCGAACGATATCTCCTGCCGCATTCCCGGCGGAGTCACGGACGCAAGATATTTGTTCTCTACGGACTTGGTGGCATCGGGAAGACACAGCTGGCTGCCGACTTTGCTCGACGCCATCAAGCTACGTTCAGTTCGGTCTTCTGGCTAGATGGTAGGTCGGAGGACCGACTGAGACAGAGTCTTGCTGGCTGTGTAAGCAGGATACCAGAAGGTCAGATTCCAGACAGGAGCAAGAATCGCGCCTTAAATACCGAGGACGATCTTAATCtcgtggtgatggatgtGTTAGAGTGGCTTGCGCGGCCGGACAATACCGACTGGCTGCTAGTCTTCGACAACGTCGACCAAGACCACGAGCAAGGCGGGTCGACAGGCACATACGATATTCGGCAGTACCTTCCGGGCGATCACGGGTTGGTGCTGATTACTACACGTTTATCAAGGCTAGCACAGCTCGGTAACTCGAAACGACTGAACAAGGTGGACCAAGAATTGGGTACTACTATATTTACGCAGTGGTATGGGCAACAATTGG TTATGGACGAGACTGCGACCGAGCTGTTCGGTTTGCTCGATGGCCTGCCGCTTGCGCTGGCTCAGGCTGCGTCATATCTCCGCGAGACCGGGCTCGACATTACGTCGTACGTTCGGCTCTACAAGCAGCAGTGGGACGACTTGATGAGGCTTGACAGCGAGTCTAGCTTACCGCTAGTGGATTACGAGCAGGGAAGTATTGGGACAACGTGGACGATATCATTCAAGGCAATCGAGGCGAGGAACGGGAACGCCTCGAATCTGCTGCGGCTCTGGGCTTTTATTGACAACAAAGACTTATGGTTCGGTCTACTGCAAGCTGCGGCATACGGTGGGGAACAATGGCCCGGATGGCTCTGCGATATAGCGTGCAACGAAGTCAGGTTCTTGGACGCAGCGAGACTGCTGCTCCGCTACTCGATGATCGAGGCCCGAGAGTCCGTGCAGGgtagcggcagcggcagcggcagcagcagctacAGCATACACCCGGTGGTGCACAGGTGGACGTCGCACATACAGGATGACAACGAGAAAAGACTGTTTCTGCagctggcggtgatggtggttggattCTCAGTACCCGACAGCAAGACTGAGGATTATTGGGTGCTCCAGCGGCGGCTTCTCCCGCATGCGGAGAGATGCTCatggtgggctggggggttccgggggggggagagcgACTTCGAAGGCATTAATACCACCGGCGCAACACATATGTTGGGCATCCTTTACAAAGATCAGGGCCGACTAGGGGAAGCCGAGGCGATGTACCAGCGGGCGCTGGAaggcaaggagaaggcgctcgGGCCGGATCACACATCGACTCTCGAGACGGTTAACAATTTGGGCCTCCTTTACGTAGATCAGGGCCGACTAGGGGAAGCCGAAGCGATGTACCAGCGGGCGCTAGAaggcaaggagaaggcgctcgGGCCGGATCACATATCGACTCTCAATACGGTTAAAGATTTGGGCCTCCTTTACCAAGATCAGGGCCGACTAAAAGAAGCCGAGGCGATATACCAGCGGGCGCTAGAAAGCACGGAGAAGGCGCTCGGGCCGGATCACATATCGACTCTCAATACAGTTAACAATTTGGGCCTCCTTTACGTAGATCAGGGCCGACTAAAAGAAGCCGAGGCGATGTACCAGCGGGCGCTAAAaggcaaggagaaggcgctcgGGCCGGATCACACATTGACTCTTTGTCACGAAGTGGCCAAACGAGAGACAATGCTGCAAGGCTACACTCAATTGACGAGATACTAA
- a CDS encoding hypothetical protein (EggNog:ENOG503P1I3; COG:G), whose translation MSHHVLLLGGHGKVAQLLTPLLLKRSWTVTSVIRAQEQVPTIKKLGESQNGKLNVLVRSLEDVKSTDDAKKVIEDAGKEGEKGVDYVVWSAGAGGKGGPERTYAIDRDAAIHFIRAAASTPSITKFLMVSYLASRKAKPAWWSEEEWKAAQHVNNEVLPTYYKAKIAADEELYRVSRESETLVGINLRPGTLTLEPAGKVELGRTKGSGGDVSRETVAVVADELLAREGVRNGWIDLLDGAEGVREAVERVVREGVDAAEGDPVYDE comes from the exons ATGTCCCACCACGTCCTCCTCCTAGGCGGCCACGGCAAGGTAGCCCAGCTCCTGACCCCCTTGCTCTTGAAGCGCTCCTGGACTGTCACGAGCGTGATCCGGGCTCAGGAACAAGTCCCCACGATCAAGAAGTTGGGGGAGAGTCAGAATGGGAAGCTGAATGTTCTTGTCAGGAGCCTGGAAGATGTCAAATCTACAGATGACGCCAAGAAAGTCATTGAAGACGccgggaaggagggagaaaagggggtggacTATGTTGTTTGGAGTGCCg GTGCTGGTGGGAAGGGTGGTCCGGAGAGG ACCTACGCCATCGACCGCGACGCCGCCATCCACTTCATCCGCGCAGctgcctccaccccctccatcaccaagttcttgatggtgtcttATCTTGCTTCTCGCAAGGCAAAGCCTGCGTGGTggagcgaggaggagtggaAAGCCGCCCAACATGTCAACAATGAGGTCTTGCCGACGTACTACAAGGCCAAgattgctgctgatgaggagCTGTACCGTGTTTCGAGGGAGAGTGAGACGCTTGTGGGGATTAACCTCCGTCCTGGGACGTTAACGCTGGAGCCGGCCGGGAAggtggagttggggaggaCGAAGGGGTCGGGTGGGGATGTGAGCAGGGAGACGgtcgctgttgttgctgatgagtTGTTGGccagggagggggtgaggaatgGTTGGATTGATTTGTTGGATGGGGccgagggggtgagggaggcggtggagagggttgtgagggagggggttgatgctgCGGAGGGGGATCCGGTTTACGATGAGTAG
- a CDS encoding hypothetical protein (COG:L; EggNog:ENOG503P2A7) — protein sequence MSTSTSVQNPNIGANLPIPTENTGTHNPDSGGLIDTATAMSALVDILDGQPITPPSLYIDLEGVNLSRHGTISILQIYVLPLRRAYLIDIHILGEKAFSTLSSTMGRTFKDILESETIPKVFFDVRNDSDALFSHFQIRLAGVQDLQLMELATRTFSRRVVCGLARCIEHDASLSASERSSWMATKERGTRLFAPERGGSYQVFNERPLNEEIRRYCVQDVHLLPRLWAHYYGKLTKAWERRVCEASRDRVALSQTPGFNGKGRHMALAPAGWSWL from the coding sequence ATGTCGACTTCTACTTCTGTTCAGAATCCGAACATCGGGGCAAACCTACCGATACCCACGGAGAACACGGGTACCCACAACCCGGATTCCGGCGGCCTCATCGACACCGCTACGGCTATGTCCGCCCTCGTGGATatccttgatggccagccCATCACGCCTCCCTCGCTGTACATCGACCTCGAGGGAGTTAACCTTTCCAGACATGGCACTATATCCATTCTTCAAATCTATGTTCTGCCCCTTCGCAGGGCCTACCTCATcgacatccacatcctcggTGAAAAGGCGTTCTCCACCCTCAGTTCAACCATGGGCCGTACCTTCAAGGACATCCTGGAGTCAGAGACTATCCCTAAGGTCTTCTTCGACGTCCGTAACGACTCAGATGCGCTATTCAGCCACTTCCAGATCCGTCTCGCAGGGGTCCAGGACCTGCAGCTGATGGAGCTCGCCACGCGCACGTTTTCGCGGAGGGTCGTCTGCGGGCTGGCCCGGTGCATTGAGCACGATGCCTCTCTGAGCGCGTCGGAGCGGAGTTCCTGGATGGCCACCAAGGAGCGAGGCACCAGGCTTTTTGCGCCCGAACGTGGGGGCAGTTACCAGGTGTTCAATGAGCGGCCTCTCAATGAGGAAATCAGGCGCTACTGTGTTCAGGAcgtccatctcctcccccggttGTGGGCGCACTATTACGGTAAGCTTACGAAGGCTTGGGAAAGAAGGGTGTGTGAGGCCTCGCGGGACAGAGTGGCGCTGTCTCAGACGCCCGGGTTCAATGGCAAAGGACGGCATATGGCACTGGCACCGGCGGGTTGGTCTTGGCTGTAA
- a CDS encoding hypothetical protein (EggNog:ENOG503NW4K), whose protein sequence is MYSKAAIVAFMLAVVEARFGQEGAVQGAVQALGAFGNPGAAGTLAGQTPSVLLAGANACAKLQLADQIVQELGTDDAVIAAAKLLVQAEKNFNPFAVSIPSICSDAGLPATEALRGIIPLVDPDVPGAAEQNARSAQSLNNPFNANGLSVADITAAQGFTDFTAQSLGGANAAPPAGGNNNNNNNNNNNNNNNNNNNNNNNNNNNNNGGNVNCGAPRTLTTVIVAAPTATPAPAAGNGNNNNNNNNGGNNGGNNAALDFGSCVPTMNFLGGRGNRPATEFTFNAIDPVILSRQGEALNPNIITNRICDELTNICGANQAAKDACLDAKAQIQALGTRDASTAVAWNTLLGFPDVNVNV, encoded by the coding sequence ATGTATTCCAAGGCTGCTATCGTCGCCTTCATGCTGGCCGTTGTCGAGGCCCGTTTCGGTCAAGAGGGTGCCGTCCAGGGCGCCGTCCAGGCTCTCGGTGCCTTTGGCAACCCCGGTGCTGCCGGCACCTTGGCCGGTCAGACCCCCAGCGTTCTCCTCGCCGGAGCCAACGCCTGCGCGAAGCTCCAACTTGCCGACCAGATCGTCCAGGAGCTCGGCACTGACGATGCCGTCATCGCTGCCGCCAAGCTCCTCGTCCAGGCCGAGAAGaacttcaaccccttcgCCGTCTCCATCCCCAGCATCTGCTCTGATGCCGGTCTCCCCGCCACCGAGGCCCTCCGTGGCATCATTCCTCTGGTCGACCCCGATGTTCCCGGCGCCGCTGAGCAGAACGCCCGCTCTGCCCAGTCCCTgaacaaccccttcaacgCCAACGGCCTGTCTGTTGCcgacatcaccgccgcccagGGCTTCACTGACTTTACTGCTCAGAGCCTTGGTGGTGCCAATGCTGCTCCCCCTGCCggtggcaacaacaacaacaacaacaacaacaacaacaacaacaacaacaacaacaacaacaacaacaacaacaacaacaacaacaacaacaacggcggcaACGTCAACTGCGGAGCTCCgcgcaccctcaccaccgtgATCGTGGCCGCTCCCACCGCCACTCCCGCCCCCGCTGCCGGCAACggtaacaacaacaacaacaacaacaacggtgGCAACAACGGTGGCAACAACGCCGCCCTCGACTTCGGCTCCTGCGTGCCCACCATGAACTTCCTCGGCGGGCGCGGCAACCGGCCCGCGACTGAGTTCACCTTCAACGCCATCGACCCCGTCATCCTCTCGCGCCAGGGCGAggccctcaaccccaacatcatcaccaaccgcaTCTGCGACGAGCTCACCAACATCTGCGGTGCCAACCAGGCGGCCAAGGACGCCTGCCTGGACGCCAAGGCCCAGATCCAGGCTCTCGGAACCAGGGACGCTTCCACCGCTGTTGCGTGGAACACTCTTTTGGGGTTCCCTGATGTGAATGTTAATGTTTAA